A single window of Brevundimonas vitisensis DNA harbors:
- the map gene encoding type I methionyl aminopeptidase: MTIESEDQLDRLRTVGGLVARTLAAMGKALEPGMTTRELDGIGRALLENEGARSAPELTYGFPGATCISVGPDCAHGIPDDTVVKAGDLINIDVSAELDGYFGDTGASFAVPPVRPRVERLCRDGRRAMWAGIRAVKPGRPLNAVGRSIERFADQNGYSLVRNLASHGVGFSLHDEPAHIPTWYEPDDRRTIPDGLVFTIEPFLSLGADWVEARPDGWSLYPPMLQPTVQYEHTLVATRRGPVVLTLA, from the coding sequence ATGACGATCGAGAGCGAGGATCAGCTCGACCGTCTGCGGACGGTCGGGGGCCTGGTCGCCCGCACCCTGGCCGCCATGGGCAAGGCGCTGGAGCCCGGCATGACCACCCGCGAACTGGACGGCATCGGGCGGGCCCTGCTGGAAAATGAGGGGGCTCGATCGGCCCCCGAGCTAACCTACGGCTTTCCCGGTGCGACCTGTATCTCGGTCGGTCCCGACTGCGCCCACGGCATACCGGACGACACGGTGGTCAAGGCGGGTGACCTCATCAATATCGACGTCTCGGCCGAGCTGGACGGCTATTTCGGCGACACAGGCGCCAGCTTTGCCGTGCCGCCGGTCCGGCCGCGCGTGGAGCGCCTGTGCCGCGACGGTCGCCGGGCAATGTGGGCAGGCATCCGTGCCGTAAAGCCCGGTCGTCCGCTGAATGCTGTGGGTCGATCCATCGAGCGTTTCGCCGATCAGAACGGCTATAGCCTGGTCCGCAACCTGGCCAGCCACGGGGTGGGGTTCTCCCTGCACGACGAACCGGCCCATATCCCCACCTGGTACGAGCCCGACGACCGCCGCACCATTCCCGACGGCCTGGTCTTCACCATCGAACCTTTCCTGTCGCTCGGGGCCGACTGGGTCGAGGCACGACCGGACGGCTGGTCGCTGTACCCGCCGATGCTGCAGCCGACTGTCCAGTATGAGCATACCCTGGTGGCCACCCGGCGAGGCCCGGTCGTCCTGACCCTGGCCTGA
- a CDS encoding DUF1489 domain-containing protein, protein MAKVETLERRVSKGDWLVVHTRQTPKRAMELEDGGSLYWVMKGSVVCRMPILDVTTRGEGKASQCLIRLAPEVIRTAPQARRAFQGWRYLEPKDAPMDLSSMDAGELPVDLAKQLREMGAW, encoded by the coding sequence GTGGCCAAGGTCGAGACCCTGGAGCGCCGGGTGAGCAAGGGGGACTGGCTGGTGGTTCACACACGCCAGACCCCCAAACGCGCCATGGAGCTGGAAGACGGTGGCTCGCTTTATTGGGTCATGAAGGGTTCGGTCGTCTGCCGCATGCCCATTCTTGACGTGACCACCCGCGGCGAGGGCAAGGCGTCGCAATGCCTGATCCGCCTGGCCCCCGAGGTGATCCGCACCGCGCCCCAGGCTCGCCGCGCGTTTCAGGGTTGGCGTTATCTGGAGCCCAAGGACGCGCCGATGGACCTGTCGTCCATGGATGCCGGCGAACTGCCGGTCGATCTGGCCAAGCAGTTGCGCGAGATGGGCGCTTGGTGA
- a CDS encoding ammonium transporter, translated as MNKELVGSLAWGGGILVLALIASFARQQGYIDQDTTTRIVLGATGLMIAWFGNRMPKIFVPGAGARQARRVAGWSLALSGLVYAALWAFAPFQVALIGGCGAVIAGMVVTFGYCFSLRSRLAA; from the coding sequence ATGAACAAGGAACTCGTCGGTAGTCTGGCCTGGGGCGGCGGCATCCTCGTCCTGGCCTTGATCGCCAGCTTTGCGCGTCAGCAGGGCTATATCGATCAGGACACGACCACCCGGATCGTCCTGGGAGCCACAGGCTTGATGATCGCCTGGTTCGGCAATCGGATGCCCAAGATCTTCGTGCCCGGCGCAGGGGCTCGCCAAGCCAGACGCGTGGCCGGATGGTCGCTGGCCTTGAGCGGGCTGGTCTATGCCGCGCTGTGGGCCTTCGCGCCATTCCAGGTGGCGCTGATCGGCGGATGCGGTGCCGTCATTGCGGGGATGGTGGTCACCTTTGGCTATTGTTTCTCGTTGCGGTCCAGACTGGCGGCCTGA
- a CDS encoding acetyl/propionyl/methylcrotonyl-CoA carboxylase subunit alpha: MFKSVLVANRGEIACRVFRTAKRMGIRTIAVYSEADAHALHVRTADEAVLIGPAPARESYLDAAKVLAAAKATGAEAIHPGYGFLSENADFAEAVMAAGLVWIGAPPAAIRAMGLKDAAKALMVEAGVPVTPGYMGEDQTPQRLKAEADAIGYPVLIKAVAGGGGKGMRRVDAAEAFLDALASCQREAASSFGDDRVLIEKYILSPRHIEVQVFGDSHGTVVHLYERDCSLQRRHQKVIEEAPAPGMDAATRAAVTDAAVRAAKAVDYVGAGTIEFIADGTEGLRADRIWFMEMNTRLQVEHPVTEAITGVDLVEWQFRVAAGQPVPLAQADIPMKGWAMEARLYAEDPSNGFLPSIGKLDHFVMPDGLRIDTGVQQGGEVSQFYDPMIAKLIVHADTREAAAAKLAKACGSVQVWPVKTNAGFLVRCLEHPRFVEGDVDTGFIGAEEEKLLAVATIADDALKPFALSLRNRAALMTQALGGDLVARGFRLNAEPRNEGRLYVDGEARTLPLPWSWEEQFVDFFALESTIPAFVDGNAFAVTYVMPSATAFGTASASDGSLRAPMPGKIVAASAQAGDAVTKGQPIVVLEAMKMEHALTAPFDGTVESVSVTVGDQVGEGTVLAVVVAT; this comes from the coding sequence ATGTTCAAATCCGTCCTGGTCGCCAATCGCGGCGAGATCGCCTGTCGTGTGTTCCGAACCGCCAAGCGGATGGGAATACGAACCATCGCCGTCTACTCCGAGGCCGATGCCCACGCCCTGCATGTGCGGACGGCGGACGAGGCGGTTCTGATCGGCCCGGCCCCTGCGCGCGAATCCTATCTGGACGCAGCAAAAGTGCTGGCAGCAGCCAAGGCTACCGGGGCTGAGGCCATCCACCCCGGCTATGGCTTCCTGAGCGAGAATGCCGACTTCGCCGAGGCCGTCATGGCTGCGGGTCTGGTCTGGATCGGTGCCCCTCCGGCCGCCATCCGCGCCATGGGGCTGAAGGATGCGGCCAAGGCACTGATGGTCGAGGCGGGCGTGCCCGTCACCCCCGGCTATATGGGTGAGGACCAGACCCCCCAGCGGCTGAAAGCCGAGGCCGATGCCATCGGCTATCCTGTCCTGATCAAGGCGGTTGCGGGCGGCGGCGGAAAGGGCATGCGCCGCGTCGATGCCGCCGAGGCCTTCCTCGACGCCCTGGCGTCCTGCCAGCGCGAGGCCGCATCCAGCTTCGGCGACGACCGGGTCCTGATCGAGAAATACATCCTGTCGCCCCGCCACATCGAGGTTCAGGTCTTTGGCGACAGCCACGGCACTGTGGTCCATCTGTATGAACGCGACTGCTCCCTGCAACGCCGTCATCAGAAGGTGATCGAGGAAGCGCCCGCGCCCGGCATGGACGCCGCGACCCGCGCCGCCGTCACCGATGCCGCCGTGCGTGCGGCGAAGGCGGTGGACTATGTCGGGGCAGGGACCATCGAGTTCATCGCCGACGGCACCGAGGGCCTGCGCGCCGACCGCATCTGGTTCATGGAGATGAACACCCGGCTGCAGGTCGAGCACCCGGTGACCGAGGCCATTACCGGCGTCGACCTGGTCGAATGGCAGTTCCGCGTGGCGGCAGGCCAGCCCGTGCCCCTGGCCCAGGCCGACATCCCGATGAAGGGCTGGGCCATGGAAGCCCGCCTCTATGCCGAGGATCCCTCGAACGGCTTCCTGCCCAGCATCGGCAAGCTGGACCATTTCGTGATGCCGGACGGCCTTCGCATCGACACGGGCGTGCAGCAGGGCGGCGAGGTCAGCCAGTTCTACGACCCTATGATCGCCAAGCTGATCGTCCATGCCGACACGCGCGAGGCAGCGGCGGCCAAGCTGGCGAAGGCCTGCGGCTCGGTCCAGGTGTGGCCGGTCAAGACCAATGCGGGCTTCCTGGTCCGGTGTCTGGAACATCCCCGGTTCGTTGAGGGTGACGTCGACACGGGTTTCATTGGGGCGGAGGAGGAGAAACTCCTAGCCGTTGCGACGATCGCCGACGACGCCTTGAAGCCATTCGCTCTCAGCCTAAGAAATCGGGCTGCGCTGATGACGCAGGCGCTGGGCGGCGACTTGGTCGCCCGCGGCTTTCGGCTGAATGCCGAACCTCGCAATGAGGGGCGGCTCTACGTCGATGGCGAAGCGAGGACCTTGCCGTTGCCTTGGTCATGGGAGGAGCAGTTCGTCGATTTCTTCGCGCTGGAATCGACAATCCCCGCCTTTGTGGACGGCAATGCTTTCGCAGTGACCTACGTCATGCCATCGGCCACAGCCTTCGGCACGGCGTCTGCCTCCGACGGCTCCCTCCGCGCCCCCATGCCGGGCAAGATCGTTGCCGCCTCGGCACAGGCCGGGGACGCCGTCACTAAGGGCCAGCCCATCGTGGTGCTGGAAGCCATGAAGATGGAACACGCCCTGACCGCCCCCTTCGACGGCACGGTCGAAAGCGTCTCGGTCACCGTCGGCGACCAGGTCGGCGAAGGCACAGTCCTGGCCGTGGTCGTCGCGACCTAG
- a CDS encoding putative quinol monooxygenase, whose protein sequence is MYGLIAKMTAAPGQRDALTAILLDELTGRPGCLSYIVAHDPADDNAVWVTEVWIDEATHRTSVRDPAVKAVITRCIDKMATFSDAQVTRPLGGTGL, encoded by the coding sequence ATGTATGGCCTGATCGCCAAGATGACGGCAGCGCCGGGACAGCGCGATGCGCTGACCGCCATACTTCTGGACGAGCTGACGGGCCGTCCAGGCTGCCTCAGCTATATCGTGGCCCACGACCCGGCAGACGACAATGCCGTCTGGGTGACCGAAGTCTGGATCGACGAAGCCACCCATCGCACCTCGGTTCGTGACCCTGCGGTCAAGGCGGTCATCACGCGATGCATCGACAAGATGGCCACCTTCAGCGACGCCCAGGTCACGCGCCCCCTGGGCGGGACGGGGCTATAG
- a CDS encoding autorepressor SdpR family transcription factor: MSQVFKALSDPTRRRVLHLLRQGPMSAGDLADQFDVSKPTMSAHFAVLKEADLVHAEKVGKSVIYHLKLSVLEDALLGFVQSFGMGASSPEPSKGKAP, translated from the coding sequence ATGAGCCAGGTCTTCAAAGCCCTCTCGGACCCCACCCGCCGCCGGGTGCTGCATCTGTTGCGGCAGGGCCCGATGAGTGCCGGCGACCTTGCCGATCAGTTCGACGTGTCGAAGCCGACCATGTCCGCCCACTTCGCCGTGCTGAAGGAGGCCGACCTGGTTCACGCCGAAAAGGTCGGGAAATCCGTCATCTATCACCTGAAGCTCTCAGTGCTCGAAGACGCACTGCTGGGCTTTGTCCAGTCATTCGGCATGGGCGCTTCGTCGCCGGAGCCGAGCAAGGGGAAAGCACCATGA
- a CDS encoding SemiSWEET family sugar transporter: protein MSDLIANIVGTGAALCSISSFAPQMIKIWKDRDASSVSLKTYSLTVTCFILWVVYGVLTTAWPVVFANSCALVMAAGVLFMKWRFDISDKA, encoded by the coding sequence ATGAGCGACCTGATCGCCAACATCGTCGGAACCGGTGCAGCTCTCTGTTCCATCAGCAGTTTTGCGCCGCAGATGATCAAGATCTGGAAGGACCGCGACGCCTCCTCGGTGTCGCTGAAGACCTATTCCCTGACGGTGACCTGTTTCATCCTGTGGGTGGTTTATGGCGTCCTGACCACGGCCTGGCCCGTCGTATTCGCCAACAGCTGCGCCCTGGTCATGGCGGCCGGGGTGCTGTTCATGAAGTGGCGGTTCGACATCTCGGACAAGGCTTAG
- a CDS encoding low affinity iron permease family protein, with protein sequence MEKIFIRFATATAKVTGRPWTFIACVAVVLVWAISGPVFGFSETWQLVINTGTTIVTFLMVFLIQNTQNRDAAAMQAKLDELIFGLKGPSDRFIGIEHLTDEELEAILAEVEKRAERVASGQPPGAIGAKAPPRKPRNKAKAKA encoded by the coding sequence ATGGAAAAGATATTCATCCGGTTCGCCACCGCGACGGCCAAGGTCACGGGCCGGCCCTGGACATTCATCGCCTGCGTCGCGGTGGTGCTGGTATGGGCCATCAGTGGTCCGGTCTTCGGCTTCAGCGAGACCTGGCAGCTGGTCATCAACACGGGCACGACCATCGTCACCTTCCTGATGGTGTTCCTGATCCAGAACACCCAGAACCGTGACGCCGCCGCCATGCAGGCCAAGCTGGACGAGCTGATCTTCGGTCTGAAGGGGCCCAGCGACCGCTTCATCGGCATCGAACATCTGACAGACGAGGAGCTGGAGGCCATCCTGGCCGAGGTCGAGAAGCGTGCCGAACGCGTCGCCTCCGGCCAGCCTCCGGGCGCGATCGGAGCCAAGGCCCCACCCCGTAAGCCGCGCAACAAAGCCAAGGCCAAGGCATGA